The Solanum lycopersicum chromosome 9, SLM_r2.1 genome window below encodes:
- the LOC101268799 gene encoding uncharacterized protein: MVERCLMASHGYPPWLFSPPELRVLKDSLPFFPSPGVNQDIVKSSCASVRFNQRLDLWKPMSRLLAGNPFVRILSTSEGPELIDARDDHLNSVLLSFGIAEQCTRQENILKYLRSGSNDVESGEIDIAILFDLMGPLVHAINMHQQQFPSYLEQQSRDAQPSLVYPSAALHLWEPSSNLIGLDSGKMIHSDGRLLVSGVTASIEMKDILSIISEFYFSKDSMKCTKHAMVVPYFDRKTCKTKSKGESSAQKLDVNASSLRSPQKTKYQTSPQRKSNKRAVKESEIYRNNYLHACESLLSIIVDKKRHGKTAILSLKKSGPQLPNFLTTFSATIAGTGIAVLFSIACRLACGRIVFSAPRLLNTGLGLGLIWLSWAVNNLRDTVVVINRSSGKLDMIEDDMMNNLDKNVKEIYFRAATLLAVVVLRLA, encoded by the exons ATGGTTGAACGTTGTCTTATGGCTTCTCATGGTTATCCTCCGTGGCTTTTTTCACCTCCTGAATTGAGGGTTTTAAAG GATAGTCTTCCTTTTTTTCCTAGTCCTGGAGTGAATCAAGATATTGTGAAGTCAAGTTGTGCTAGCGTAAGGTTTAACCAGAGACTGGATTTATGGAAACCGATGAGTCGGTTATTGGCAGGCAATCCCTTTGTCAGAATTCTATCAACCTCTGAAGGACCAGAACTCATAGATGCACGAG ACGATCATTTGAACTCAGTGCTCTTGAGCTTTGGGATTGCTGAACAATGCACAAGGCAGGAGAATATTCTGAAGTACCTTAGATCTGGATCAAATGATGTAGAAAGCGGTGAAATAGATATAGCTATACTCTTTGATCTCATGGGACCACTGGTACATGCGATAAACATGCATCAACAACAATTTCCTTCTTATCTCGAACAACAATCTCGTGATGCTCAGCCATCTCTTGTTTATCCAAGTGCTGCGCTCCACCTATGGGAACCTTCTTCAAATTTGATAGGACTCGATTCAGGAAAAATGATTCATTCTGATGGTCGTCTATTAGTTAGTGGTGTCACTGCTAGCATTGAGATGAAGGACATACTTTCAATTATCTCCGAGTTCTACTTCTCAAAGGACTCAATGAAATGCACAAAGCATGCAATGGTGGTTCCGTACTTTGACAG GAAGACATGCAAGACAAAGTCCAAAGGTGAAAGTTCTGCTCAGAAACTTGACGTGAATGCATCATCTCTACGGAG TCCTCAGAAAACTAAGTACCAGACATCACCTCAGAGAAAGAGCAACAAGAGAGCAGTTAAAGAGAGTGAGATCTACAGGAACAATTACCTCCATGCATGTGAAAGCCTTCTGTCCATAATAGTTGACAAGAAACGGCATGGAAAAACTGCGATACTTTCATTGAAGAAATCGGGTCCCCAACTACCAAATTTTCTGACCACGTTCTCTGCTACCATCGCTGGAACTGGCATAGCCGTCCTTTTCTCAATTGCCTGCAGACTAGCCTGTGGAAGAATCGTGTTCTCTGCACCTAGACTATTGAACACTGGTTTAGGCCTTGGACTTATATGGCTCTCTTGGGCTGTCAATAATTTGAGGGACACAGTTGTGGTGATCAACAGAAGTTCAGGCAAGTTGGATATGATAGAAGATGACATGATGAATAATTTGGACAAAAATGTGAAGGAAATCTACTTCAGAGCAGCAACTTTGCTGGCAGTCGTAGTGCTGaggcttgcttga
- the LOC101268512 gene encoding elongation factor Tu, mitochondrial: protein MASVVFRNPNSKRVLSLSPQIYSCCRGGSVSTQFLLSETKNGNDTSSLSNPWWRSMATFTRTKPHVNVGTIGHVDHGKTTLTAAITKVLAEEGKAKAIAFDEIDKAPEEKKRGITIATAHVEYETAKRHYAHVDCPGHADYVKNMITGAAQMDGGILVVSAPDGPMPQTKEHILLARQVGVPSLVCFLNKVDAVDDPELLELVEMELRELLSFYKFPGDEIPIIRGSALSALQGTNEEIGKKAILKLMDAVDEYIPDPVRQLDKPFLMPVEDVFSIQGRGTVATGRIEQGTIKVGEDVEILGLMQGTLKSTVTGVEMFKKILDNGQAGDNVGLLLRGLKREDITRGMVIAKPGSVKTSKKFEAEIYVLTKDEGGRHTAFFSNYRPQFYMRTADITGKVELPENVKMVMPGDNVTATFELISPVPLETGQRFALREGGRTVGAGVVSKVLS from the exons ATGGCGTCCGTCGTTTTCAGAAATCCCAATTCGAAGCGCGTGTTGTCACTCTCTCCTCAAATCTACTCGTGTTGTAGAGGAGGATCAGTTTCCACTCAGTTTTTGCTCTCCGAAACGAAAAATGGAAATGATACTTCCAGTCTTTCTAATCCATGGTGGAGATCTATGGCCACCTTCACTCGAAC AAAACCTCATGTAAATGTGGGAACTATAGGACACGTTGATCATGGAAAGACTACTCTTACTGCTGCAATTACAAAG GTTCTAGCAGAAGAAGGAAAGGCCAAGGCAATTGCATTTGATGAAATTGACAAAGCCCctgaagagaagaagagaggaATTACTATTGCTACA GCCCACGTGGAGTATGAGACAGCTAAAAGACATTATGCTCATGTTGACTGCCCAGGACACGCGGATTACGTTAAA AATATGATTACCGGAGCTGCCCAAATGGATGGTGGTATTCTAGTTGTATCTGCTCCAGATGGACCTATGCCGCAAACAAAGGAGCATATTCTTCTTGCCCGCCAG GTCGGTGTGCCCTCTCTTGTCTGCTTTTTAAACAAAGTTGATGCTGTTGACGATCCTGAGCTGCTGGAACTTGTTGAAATGGAGCTTCGAG AACTTCTTAGTTTCTACAAGTTTCCTGGGGATGAAATTCCTATCATCCGTGGTTCAGCTCTTTCTGCTTTACAGGGAACTAATGAAGAAATTGGAAAGAAAGCTATTTTAAAGTTGATGGATGCTGTAGATGAATACATTCCAGATCCAGTGCGTCAGCTTGATAAACCATTCTTAATGCCAGTAGAAGATGTATTTTCAATTCAG GGACGTGGAACTGTTGCTACTGGCCGTATTGAACAGGGAACAATAAAAGTTGGAGAGGATGTGGAGATTTTAGGGCTGATGCAG GGAACCTTAAAATCTACAGTGACTGGTGTCGAAATGTTCAAGAAGATCTTGGATAATGGTCAA gCTGGTGATAATGTCGGGCTTCTTCTACGTGGCTTGAAACGAGAAGATATTACACGAGGAATG GTAATTGCAAAGCCTGGTAGTGTGAAAACGTCCAAGAAATTTGAGGCAGAAATATACGTACTAACTAAGGATGAAGGTGGTCGGCACACTGCTTTTTTCTCAAACTATAGGCCTCAGTTCTACATGAGAACTGCTGACATTACCGGTAAAGTGGAGTTGCCTGAAAATGTCAAGATGGTTATGCCCGGTGATAATGTTACAGCTACCTTTGAGCTGATATCTCCAGTTCCTCTTGAAACAG GACAAAGATTTGCCCTGAGAGAGGGTGGCAGAACGGTTGGTGCTGGGGTTGTTTCTAAAGTACTGAGCTGA